The Ramlibacter sp. PS4R-6 nucleotide sequence GCGGCGCGCCGCTCGTCGCCCCGTACACCGGCGGCGAGCCGCTGCGCAGCCCGTACAACCCGTGGATCTTCCACGTGCGCGCCGGCTACGCGGACGAGGCCGAGCACATGGTGCAGCAGCTCACGACGCTGGGCATGAAGCGCATCGCCGTGATGTACCAGGATGACGGCTTCGGCAAGGCGGGCCTCGCGGGCGTCGAGTCGGCGATGGCGCGGCGCAACCTGAAGCTCGTGACCACCGCCGGCTACGAGCGCAACACCGACAAGGTCGACGAGGCGGTGAAGAAGATCAAGGCCGCGGACCCGCAGGCCATCATCATGATCTCCATCAACAAGCCGACCGCGGCCTTCGTCAAGCAGTACCGCGAGTCGGGCGGCGGCGCGCAGCTGCTGAACATCTCGGTGGTGGACCCGGCGGAGCTCGTGAAGCTCGCCGGCCTGAAGAACGCGCACGGCCTGGGCATCAGCCAGGTCGTGCCCTATCCCTACATGGCGAACCTGCCGGCGATCCGCGAGTACCAGGACCTGCTGCGCAAGTACGCGCCGAACGAGCCGGTTAACTACACCAGCTTCGAGGAGTTCCTCGGCGCCAAGGTGCTGGTCGAGGCGCTGCGCCGCGCCGGCCCGGCCCCGACGCGCGCGAAGGTGATCAAGGCGCTGGAGTCGCTCGCGAACTTCGACCTGGGCGGCATCACGGTGAGCTTCGCGCCGGACAACCGCATCGGCTCCAAGTACGTGGAAGTCACGGTGATCGGAAGCACCGGCAAGCTGCTGAAGTAGAACAACCCCAGAGAGGACAGAGGATGGGCCCGAGCTCCCGCTACGCAACCTGCGCCGGCCGCGAGATCCACTACACGGAGTGGGGTGCGCAGCACCCGCGCACCGTCATCGCCTGGCACGGGCTCGCGCGTACCGGGCGCGACATGGACGAACTGGCGGAGCACCTGTCGGCGCGCTACCGGGTGATCTGCCCCGACACGCTCGGGCGCGGCTACAGCCAGTGGAGCCCGGATCCCGTCAAGGAATACACGCTGTCGTTCTACGCGAA carries:
- a CDS encoding ABC transporter substrate-binding protein, whose product is MKSWTSLGTKTLGALALCIAATGAAADIVVGQVAPLSGVLASTGRQMVLGGQIYFDHVNSRGGINGQKVKVLVADDGYKVDETVRLTKEMLAKPEVVALFGFAGTANIGKLLADKVLEEGGAPLVAPYTGGEPLRSPYNPWIFHVRAGYADEAEHMVQQLTTLGMKRIAVMYQDDGFGKAGLAGVESAMARRNLKLVTTAGYERNTDKVDEAVKKIKAADPQAIIMISINKPTAAFVKQYRESGGGAQLLNISVVDPAELVKLAGLKNAHGLGISQVVPYPYMANLPAIREYQDLLRKYAPNEPVNYTSFEEFLGAKVLVEALRRAGPAPTRAKVIKALESLANFDLGGITVSFAPDNRIGSKYVEVTVIGSTGKLLK